The following DNA comes from Chitinophaga nivalis.
CGGCCAGTTTTTTGAGCTGATAGCCGGACTCCAGTAAGGCCGGACTATTCAGTGATTGCCGTACATACCGGAAATGCCTGGCCGCTCCGGGTAGTGGGGCTTGTTCCCGCAGAAACGTTTCCAGTAATGTTTTAATGGCTTCCAGGTTGCGGGATTCATAGATGGCCGATTCCAGCCGGTCTATACGGGGCAGTACATCCCGGGCATTCAATGTTTGCCGGTTAATATCCGCGCCTTTGATCTGAAACAGATAATTCAGGGAAGCAGGTTTGAACTTGATGCCCACCAGAAAATTGTTGAAGCCATGGCGATACGTTACGGGGGCGGCATGATAGCCGATTAATTCACTGGTATGGCAGGTATGCACCCAGGTATCTGTCTGGTCATGAATGGCAAAAGGGGCGCCCAGGTTCAGTACCAGGGAAGAATACATATTGGCCAGCAGTATTTCTTCAAAAGTGCAGTCCTGCCGCTGGGGGCTGCGCAGATCCAGCAGCCAGTAGAACAATACATGTTCTGCCAGGTCAGGCGAAGGCGCCATGAACTGGTATTCCCGGGAGAAATGTTGCTGATCTATTAATTCGATGGCCTGCATACAACAGTGAGTAAACAGCTACAATGTACGAATAAGAAATGAGGTATCGTTTTTCCTGTGGGGTGATTAAACTTTTTGCAGTCGCACCTGTTAATATGATAGTAACACCATGAAAACCCGGATGAAGAATGATGGCAGTAATGGCTGTAGACTCCTTTCTTTTTCCCGGAGATTCCTACCTATACATACTTTAAGATACGGTTGATAAACAGGTTGAACATCCTGTAATGGTTCAGGATGTGCAAGGGCGGGCCTTAGCACTTGTAGCGCCCGCCCTTTTTTTATATGATAACGTGAAAGGATATACGAAATTAATCCGATCCCTGCGCCGCTTTTTTTCTTCGCTGCTTTTCCTGATAATGATTTGTTGAAACAACATGGACGTTGATAACGTACATGCCTGCACGAAAATGGCAGGAGGGTAGGTATATTGCCTGCAAGGTATAAAGTATGCCGGCTGTTGCCAACGGGATTCTCTATCTATTTAA
Coding sequences within:
- a CDS encoding AraC family transcriptional regulator, with the protein product MQAIELIDQQHFSREYQFMAPSPDLAEHVLFYWLLDLRSPQRQDCTFEEILLANMYSSLVLNLGAPFAIHDQTDTWVHTCHTSELIGYHAAPVTYRHGFNNFLVGIKFKPASLNYLFQIKGADINRQTLNARDVLPRIDRLESAIYESRNLEAIKTLLETFLREQAPLPGAARHFRYVRQSLNSPALLESGYQLKKLAGLLYLSPRTLERYFADSLDISPKKCLSILRFRQALEHYARFGHKADWEELGYYDFSHFRKEWRRFTG